The sequence below is a genomic window from Leptolyngbya sp. SIO1E4.
AAGAAACGGGTGTAACAGCCCGGTCAGAGAGCGATCCAACCCTTTCTGAGCCTGCTGAATGGCCTCAATTGGTCGAGACTCCTCCATTTCTTGATCCGCCAGAACCTCTGTCAGACGGTGTGTTACACACCCAAGAGAGATCTATGAAGTGTAAAGCTGTTTTTTCTTCTCAACAAAATCCTCTTGAGAGGGGGGTGCGGGGGGAGAGGCCAGCACGTTTTCCACAGTCCCTGAAGCCGGAGTCTGTGAGCCATGATGATCAATACTGTCCCTTAGCACTGCCGTCGTCCTCAGCTCCCTCAGAGGAATGGGAGCGCTATCGCAATCAGGAGGCCCTACGTCGATGCCTCTTCCGTCTGAAGTGGGGACATCCACAGCTCTCCCAATTCATTGCAGAGCAATTTGAGGGTAGGCGGTTCTATCAGCTCACGTCGGATGAGGTGACATTGCTGGTTTATCGACTGCAAATCCGGTTGATGGAGGGGCTATCAGAGCAATGATGATACGAGCAGCTTCAATATTTTCCGCGATCCGTTTCCAATGCTTGGTGGGCAGTCTGAGGTAGTAGCTGGGGCCTATCCTCGCTTTTGCTCGCTACGACCTCTAGCTCCCTTGATTGAGAGTGGTTGACCGCCGCACAACTATTCTCAGTGTTGCCTGAGGACAAAATTTCTTGGCTCTATATGGATTTCAGGGAGGTCTGAGCCAGAAAAGGATTGAAACCCTTGTGGTATAAGGCTTTCAACCTCGAAGATGCAAAGTAGCTGAAACACAGCTTGGGCAAGGCTTACAGCTTATGGGCCTAGTCCACCTCCCCGAGATAGCTATTGAGCTAATTTCTTACAAGATGGTTCTGCTGGTGCGAGGTTAATGGTTGAGGTCATGCTGCTCGATTGGGTTACCCTCAAATCAACCATCGTTTAGAGGGGCGACTGTGGTTGCTGCTGAGAATCTCACCCTGCATCGCTACGAATGCACTAATGACAGCTATACTCTGGACTTGGGCGATGGCGTGTCGTTGACACTGATGCTGATACCGGCTGGCGAGTTCATGATGGGCTCTGCGGATGACGATGAGGATGCTAATAAGAGCGAACGCCCTCAGCACTCGGTTCAGCTCACCCAGTTTTTGATGGGGGCGACGCCGGTGACCCAGGCTCAGTGGCGGGTGGTGGCGGGGTATGACCCAGTGGATGAGTCTGTGGAGATGATGGCTGATCCTTCTCGGTACAAAGGCGCTAATTGGCCGGTAGAGCATGTGAGCTGGTATCAGGCGGATGAGTTTTGTCAGCGCTTGTCAAAACGGACGAGCAAGCATTTTCATTTGCCTAGTGAAGCGCAATGGGAATATGCCTGTCGGGCTGGGACGGAGACCAATTATCACTTTGGGTCGCAGCTTACAGCGGAACTAGCGGTTTATGAAAGCAGTGATGGTCCTGTGTCTGTGGGCAGTTATCCGCCAAATCGTTGGGGTCTCTGTGATATGCACGGCAATGTGTGGGAGTGGTGTGCCAGCTACTGGTACGACAATTACGAGGGTGCTCCGACTGATGGTAGTGCCTGGATAGAAGGCAGAGACACTGATTTACGTGTTGTTCGTGGCGGTTCTTGGTTCAGCGATTTGGAGGACTGCCGTTCCGCACATCGGCACAGACTTGCGCTGGACTTCGCTGATATCCCCCTAGGTTTTCGGGTAATTTGTTCTCCTCCCAGGTCTTTTTAGCCCTTTGCCCTTTGCCCTCGCGCGATTTTTAGGGTGATACCAGTTTTTGTGCCCTCATTGCTGTTAGGCGATCAAAATTTGATGCGTTAATGGCCTTTGGCCAGATCGGCATAGATCCAAATCTTGATGCCTAATCCCATTAGCAACACAGCCTCAATCGCGGACAACACAATGGTGAAGGTCGAGGGGCGATCCGTTAACAACCAGAAAACTCCTAACGCCGTTAGGCCAGAAAACACGAAAGAGACTAAGTCAATGAGGAGCTGGAGATATTTGCGACTCATGCGTCGGGGGTCACTGCGGTGGGCAGTTTCCCAACCAAACAGGTATTTATCATCAGCTGACCCGCCCATGAGAGCTGCGATGCGTTCTTCTAAGCTGTAGCGCACGTAGCGGCCGATCGCGGAAATCTTCTCGTCATTCACTACGTAAGTCCACCCCATGACAATGCACACCCAGGGGATGACCAAAAAGGCGTGCTCGGCATTGTCGTTGGAGAGAGCAATAGAGGAGATCGCCCCAAACAGCCCCAAGGTGACATATAGCAAATTGTCGCGGAAGCCGATGCGGCTACCTTGCTCGGATTTCAGCGCCCGATATTCTTCCAACAAAATTTGTAAGGTCTGCTCGTTGCGATCCATTACCCTAAGTGTTGGCGATATGACAGCTATATTTTGGGGGATGGCGGCGATCTGCTGACAGAATCTCCAAAAAAGTCCAGAATCTGGGCACAGTAGGCTGTAGCGACTTTTATTGATGTCGCGTTGATGGATCGAGCGATTAGGATGCCTCAAGCCCCCTTAAAGGCAGTGATTTTTACTGCATTGCCCGTTGAATTTCAGGAAGTCAGACAGTTTGTCGCGGGTGTTCAGCGTGTTAAACATCCTCTGGGCAACGTGTATGAGCAAGGTGCTTTCCAGGCAAATGGTCAGGTCTGGCAAGTTAGCATTGTGCAAACGGGCGTGGGTGACTCTAAATCAGCTTTACAGACTGAGCGAGCTGTTACTTTTTTTGACCCTGATGTGGTTTTCTTCGTGGGGGTGGCGGGCGGCCTCAAGACTGATGACGTTGGGATTGGAGATGTCGTGGCGTCAACCAAGGTTTACGGCTATGAGTCAGGCAAAGCGGAGGAAGAATTCAAGACGCGGCCCGAGTTTGGCTTAAGCGGCTTTGGCCTGATTGAAGAAGCGAGTGCAGAGGAGCGCAGCGAAACGCCTGCTTGGCTCACTCGTTTGAACGCTAGTGCCGGTGTTGACCCCAAGCTCAAAGTTGGGCCGATTGCGGTGGGCGAAAAGGTTGTCGCTTCGACAAAATCGAGTGTCTGTCAGTTCTTGCGACAGCACTACAGCGATGCTCTGGCTGTAGAGATGGAAGGGTATGGTTTTCTTGCGGCTGTTAATGCTCGCAGCAGACCTTTACCCGCGATCGTCATTCGCGGCATTTCTGACCTGATTGACAACAAGAATGACGACACGCATCAGGAACCAGAGGCGGTGCGTCAGCAAAAGGCATCCCATCATGCCAGTGCGCTGGCGTTTCAGCTATTGGCCAGCTATGCCCCTGCTCAAGGTTTGATTGAGCAGTATCGACCGCCTCGCCAAGTGAACGACGCTGTCTGGAACCACCTATTTAGTTGCCTGCAAGATATCCCGTTGTCCCTGTTGGTGGCTCTGTTTACCGATCAACTCTCTCCAGAGCAGCGAGATATTTTAGGGGCATTGGGCAACTTGACACTGCTACGTCAAGCCTTTAGGCGGTTGGATAATCTGGACCTAGCGATCGCGTGGGTGGGTCACATCATTCGTAGTGCTGAGCACCCTCCGGCAGGCATTGATGCGTTTGAAGTTCCTCTGGCTCTGACAGCTTGGTATGCCGAATACCATCCCACTGAGCCACCACCGCCGCCACCGCCATCTCCGCCTGGGTATCTGCTGATTGGCCTGGAGCCCAAAGATGATCAGGGGCGCGTGGCGATTATGGCAGAACTGCATAAGGATGGCGCAATCGACTCCGATTTATTGTCACCGGATGCAGAAGGCTCAGTTAAGGAGCCCGAAGAGGCTTTGTATCAGCACCTCTCTCAGGCCGTTAGTAAGGCGGAAAAAGTTAAAACGATTGAGTTCTTCTTGTCGTGGCAGCATCTTTGTTGCCCGATCCATGAATGGAAGGCGGATGGTGGCCTAGGAAGTCCAACACCGTTAAGGCGCTTTAGAAATACGGTTGTGCGCTCTTTAGATCGGGCGATGTTAGGCCGCGCTGATGAGTGGTTCGATACTCTAACGCAGCAATGGGAGCGCCTTCAGGCTTTAGATGCTGACAATATTAGTGAGTGTTGTCACCATGTGGAACTGCTCGATTGTGACAAGTTGGACGTCGATGATGAATCTAAGCACCCCATCTTGAAGCTGCTGACGGTCTTGCCAGACGACAAGGATGATCTCCTCAACTTGTTGACGATATTGCTAAATTCGGGAATTCCTGTTTGGTTTTGGGCGTATAAGACGCCCGATGTCACGCCATTGTCTAGTGCCATTAATCAACTGCTGACGGCCGATAATTTGAAGGAAGTGGCGACCCTAGCCGAAACGATTCGTAAGCGACGCAAAGATCTGCCACACTTAGGCGTACTCTTTGACTGTCCGACTCGACGGCCCGCCTTTGCGAGTGTGAGTCCTTATCGTCAGCCTGCGGCCTAACCCTTTGGTAGATTGGTGAATCTATGTCTGACTGGCAATTTTTTACAGCGCAACCGAATGCCGACAAAACGCCTCGACGAGTAGAGCTAAAGCCGATCGCCGCGCGTCCGGCCTGGCGGCAATTTATGTCGCAGTCAGACTTTGAAGAGAACTGGCAGACAGCGAGTCATAAACGCTGGACCGCTCTGAGACAAGACGAGCGTCTCGATACTCGTTCTCAGGAAAAAGGAGCGAGTTTTCGGATTCGCCAGGCCGATGGGCAGCAGTCGACTCAGCAAGCCGAAATCATCACAGCGGTGAACTCAGCGCTGGCTTTGCGGCGACCGCTGTTGATTACGGGAAATCCGGGCTCCGGCAAGACATCGTTGGCTTATGCGATCGCCTACGAACTGATGCTGGGGCCAGTATTACTGTGGCCCATTACAACGCGCTCGAAACTGTCTGACGCACTATATCGCTACGATGCGATCGCCCGCTTGCAAGATACCCAGTACGACAAATCTGAGTTGGATCTCGAAATCTTGCTGGCGAGTGCAGAAGATCGGAAGCCTGATGCCAAGAAGATTGCTGCCCTGAAAACCGGCCGTAACTTGGGCGACTATATCCAGCTCGGTCCTGTGGGGACAGCCTTTCTGCCCTCTCACCTGCCCCGCGTTTTGCTGATTGATGAAGTCGATAAAAGCGATCTCAATCTCCCCAATGATTTGCTCAATCTATTCGAGGAAGGGAGTTACGAAATTCCCGAGCTTGTCCGTCAAAAGAGTAATGAGCTTGTGCCGGT
It includes:
- a CDS encoding formylglycine-generating enzyme family protein, whose amino-acid sequence is MLIPAGEFMMGSADDDEDANKSERPQHSVQLTQFLMGATPVTQAQWRVVAGYDPVDESVEMMADPSRYKGANWPVEHVSWYQADEFCQRLSKRTSKHFHLPSEAQWEYACRAGTETNYHFGSQLTAELAVYESSDGPVSVGSYPPNRWGLCDMHGNVWEWCASYWYDNYEGAPTDGSAWIEGRDTDLRVVRGGSWFSDLEDCRSAHRHRLALDFADIPLGFRVICSPPRSF
- a CDS encoding 5'-methylthioadenosine/S-adenosylhomocysteine nucleosidase; translated protein: MPQAPLKAVIFTALPVEFQEVRQFVAGVQRVKHPLGNVYEQGAFQANGQVWQVSIVQTGVGDSKSALQTERAVTFFDPDVVFFVGVAGGLKTDDVGIGDVVASTKVYGYESGKAEEEFKTRPEFGLSGFGLIEEASAEERSETPAWLTRLNASAGVDPKLKVGPIAVGEKVVASTKSSVCQFLRQHYSDALAVEMEGYGFLAAVNARSRPLPAIVIRGISDLIDNKNDDTHQEPEAVRQQKASHHASALAFQLLASYAPAQGLIEQYRPPRQVNDAVWNHLFSCLQDIPLSLLVALFTDQLSPEQRDILGALGNLTLLRQAFRRLDNLDLAIAWVGHIIRSAEHPPAGIDAFEVPLALTAWYAEYHPTEPPPPPPPSPPGYLLIGLEPKDDQGRVAIMAELHKDGAIDSDLLSPDAEGSVKEPEEALYQHLSQAVSKAEKVKTIEFFLSWQHLCCPIHEWKADGGLGSPTPLRRFRNTVVRSLDRAMLGRADEWFDTLTQQWERLQALDADNISECCHHVELLDCDKLDVDDESKHPILKLLTVLPDDKDDLLNLLTILLNSGIPVWFWAYKTPDVTPLSSAINQLLTADNLKEVATLAETIRKRRKDLPHLGVLFDCPTRRPAFASVSPYRQPAA
- a CDS encoding AAA family ATPase, with product MSDWQFFTAQPNADKTPRRVELKPIAARPAWRQFMSQSDFEENWQTASHKRWTALRQDERLDTRSQEKGASFRIRQADGQQSTQQAEIITAVNSALALRRPLLITGNPGSGKTSLAYAIAYELMLGPVLLWPITTRSKLSDALYRYDAIARLQDTQYDKSELDLEILLASAEDRKPDAKKIAALKTGRNLGDYIQLGPVGTAFLPSHLPRVLLIDEVDKSDLNLPNDLLNLFEEGSYEIPELVRQKSNELVPVRTEDDDLPTNIEKGKVTCYEFPLVIMTSNGERDFPPAFLRRCLRITMPDPTDSTVLTNIVGSHFDRRDRQPTEEPWSEVEPKVAVLIEKFAGELKKKPSSLATDQLLNLIYMVRQSQLTEAELADESNAELSKLKEILLRRLTGGGSR